The Pectobacterium sp. A5351 genome contains the following window.
CGGCCACCACGGCAAAGCCACGGCCTTGCTCACCGGCCCGTGCGGCTTCTACCGCGGCGTTGAGTGCCAGAATGTTGGTTTGGAAAGCGATGCCGTCGATGACGCTGATGATGTCGCTAATCTTATGCGAGCTGTCGGTAATTTCTTTCATGGTGACCACGATATTGCCGACGGCTTCACCACCTTTAGCGGCGGTATTGCTGGCGGCCTGCGCCAGTTGAGCAGCGTTACGCACCGTATCGGCATTTTGACGCACCGTTTGGCTCATTTCTTCCGTAGAAGCTGCGGTTTGTTGCAGGTTGGCCGCCTGCTCTTCCGTGCGCTGGCTGAGATCCGCGCTGCCAGCAGCAATCTGTCTGGCACCAGTGGCGATAGATTCGCTGCTCTCACGTACCTGTTCAACGATGCTGCCCAGGCTTTTTCGCATGTTATTCATCGCGAATAGCAAGCTGGTATTGTCGCCTGACGTAAGAGCGACCGGTATTGCGAGATTACCTTGTGCGATTTCCTGTGTTACCTGTGTGGCATAGGCCGGTTCGCCCCCTAACTGTTTCTTCACGTGCCGGGTAATCAACCACGCGATCAGGCTGCCTATCAGTGCACCGAGAATAGAGACAATAAGTAATGAATTTCCGTCACTATAGGACTCTTCAATGGCTTCGTCAGCAAGTTGCGTGGTGAAGTCTTTCTGCAACTGAATCATGGTGCTTATATTATTGAACATCTTTGTTTGCACAGGTTCGAGCTGCGTTCTGACTAACTCCGTTGATTCAGCTTGTTGATTGTTTAGGGACAGGGTAATGGACTGGCGTCCCAGTGTGGCAAAAGCTGTACGGTTTTGCTGGAATTCGGGCAAAATCGCACGGACTTCTGCCGCTTGTAATTTTTCTTCTAATGCAGCTAATAGCTGGGTATTTTTTGCGCTTGTGGTTTCGATTAACTTCTGGTTGGATTCCAATACATTTCTGTCTTTTGCGACCAACATACGCAATGTCGCTTTAATCGTAATATTCAGGTTATCCTTCAATTCTTGCATGACCATCAAATTGGCAAGATTGCTTTTCACCAGGCGGTCTGTTGTGCTACCTAGCTCGACAAGGTGGGCTCTGCCGAAGCTTGCGACTAATACCCCGATAAAGATAATGATAGAAAAACCGAAACCGATCAGAGTACCCAATTTCATATTTTTTATACGCTGCATGTTACCCTCATTGCTATTTAAAATAGCTATTGTGAATGGCATTTTATGTTACGCCAGCGGTATGCTGATGTGTTCGTTGAGCTGCCCAACGTTGTTTGAAATATCGGCACATTTGGGAAAAGATTGATTTTAATTGTCACTGTTGTGGGGTGGAGTAGGATACTGGAAAAGTACGGGTGCAATAGATCTCTGGGATAATGGTCAGATGAGATGCAGAAAAATCGTCAGGAAGGGGAGAAAAACCGCTGAATATCAGCGGTTTTTCCTTTAGTGAAACGTCGTAAGGGGTGAAACGTTAAGGGGTTTACATCACCAGCCATAATGCCCAGGTGAAGAGGAATCCGGCCAGTCCGAGGATGGTGGTCAGTACCGTCCAGGTGCGCAGACCATCGGCGACAGACAGCCCCAGATACTTGGTGACGATCCAGAAACCGGAGTCATTAACGTGGGACAGTCCCAATCCGCCAAAGCAGGCAGAAAGCGTTACCAGCACCAGTTGCATCTGGTTCAAGCCGCTGACGGCTTCACTCAACAGGCCGCAGGTGGTAAGAATGGCGACGGTGGCGGAGCCTTGCGAGGCGCGCAGCGCCAACGACAGAATAAAGGCGGCAGGCACCAGCGGCAGGTGAATGCTGGTCAGCGTATCCGCCAGCGCTTTACCGATGCCGGATTCCACCAGCACTTTACCGAATACGCCACCCGCACCGGTCACCATGATGACGACGGCAGCAGCGGGCATCGCGTCTCCCATGACGTTCCCGGTCTTTTCAAGTGACCAGCCTCTGCGCGTGGCGATAAAGTAGAATGCCAGCGCGAGAGCGATGAGCAACGCTACCGCAGGGGAACCGACTAATGTGGTGATATTACGTAGCGGGTGGCCCGCAGGGAATAACGTTGCAGCAACGGTGCCGAGCATGATAATCGCGATAGGAATGACGATCAACGCGGTCACCAGACTGGCGGAAGGCGCATTCTTATGCGGTGCTACCTCACTTTTGTCTTCCGTTTTCGCTAATTGTAATTGCTCTAACACATCAACAGACAAGGCGTATTGGCGGCGGTTGAGATACTTGGCAACCCAGAAGCCGATAATGCCGACAGGAATAGAGATCGCCAGACCTAATATGGTCAACCAACCCACATCGGCTTTTAATAGACTGGCTGCGGCCACCGGGCCAGGGTGCGGAGGGAGCGCAACGTGGACAGTCAGCATCACACCCGCAACGGGCAGACCGAATTTCAGTGGAGAGACTTTGGCGACTTTGGCGAAACCATAAATAATCGGTGCCAGGATAATAAACCCGACGTCAAAGAATACCGGAATGCCGAGAATAAATGCCGCCATCGTCAGTGCAGCAATAACGCGCTTTTCTCCCAGTGTTTGCGTGAATTTTCTGGCCAGCGATTCAGCGCCGCCGGAAATTTCGATCATCCTTCCCAGCATGGCTCCCAGTCCAATGATCATCGTGATCGAACCGAGTACTCCACCCATACCGCTGGTCATCACTTTCATTATTTCTTCTGTCGGTATTCCGGTTGCTAGTGCAACTAACAGGCTGACAATTAGCAGAGCAACAAAAGGCTGAACTTTTAATTTAATGACCATCAGCAGCAGGAGTAATACCCCTGCGACAGCGATGCAGAGTAAGAGCGAGGTGGCCATATTCTTATCCTCATTGACCCGTCTTTTCAATTCAGAGGCTGAAAAGGTACTGGGCATCGATTGTTATTTTGAGAAAAAGCACCGAAATTCCCGTAATAAATACGGGAATCGGTCTTCTTCCGTTTTTTATTTATTAATCTTTCTCTGGTGTTGATTTTATTTTTTCAGGTTTGTAATTATTTTTTCTCCAGCCAGGGTTTAGCCCATCCCAATCCGTCTTCGGTTTTACCACGCGGGTTATATTCACAGCCAACCCAGCCGGAATAATTCACGCGATCTAATTCGGCAAAGATAAATGGATAATTAATTTCCCCTTCATCAGGTTCATGTCGCGCAGGGACAGAAGCAATTTGAATATGTCCGATACGGCCATCCAAATCGTGAATAATTTGTGCCAGGTTGCCATCGACAATTTGTGCATGGAAGAAATCCAGCTGGATATAGACGTTCGGCCGATCGATCAGGTTGGCTAATTCCAGCGCCTGATACTGGCTGGCGAACAGATAATTGGGTTTCACCTTCGCGCTCAGTGCCTCAATCATGATATTGATGCCGTGCGGCGCAAACTTATCGGCGGCGTAGCGTAGGTTATCGATAAAGGTTTGCTGGTAGGCCGCGCGGTCTTCACCGGGCGGGACGACGCCGCCCATCACCAGCACCGAGGGGCAGTTCAGCGCCAGCGCATATTCCAGAGCGTTATCAATATCCCGGCGAGCATCCTCAATGCGGTCGGGCAGGGCAGACACGCCCCATTCGCCTGCGGCAACATTGCCGGGTGCGGTATTGAACAACACCTGCTTTAAGCCATTTTCCCGCAGTTTTTCCGCCAGCAGCGGTGCCGGATATTCATAAGGAAACAGATACTCGACCGAGGTGAAACCCGCATCGGCAGCGGCTTTAAAACGATCGAGAAACGGCACGTCGGTAAACAGCATAGAAAGATTGGCAGCAAACTTAGGCATGGTTAACTCCTCGGTTCAGCAAAAAATGGCTCATCAAGAGAGCTCTGCAATATCGTCAGCGGTGAGGTAGCGAATTTTTCGGTCACCGAGAATAAAAATAAGCTTGGCGGTTTCTTCCAGCTCTTCCATGTTGTCCGCCGCCGCGCGTAGATCCTTGCCGGTGACGACCGGGCCGTGGTTAGCCAATAAGAACGCCTTGTAACGCGAAGCCAGCTTCGCCAGATCTTCCCCGAGCCGGGCATCGCCGGGACGGTAATAAGGGACGACGGGCACTTTACCGACGCGCATCACCACATAAGGTGTGAACGGCTTGATGGCATCCTGCGTATCCAACCCTTCCAGACAGGAGAGCGCGGTCAGATAGGTGCT
Protein-coding sequences here:
- a CDS encoding methyl-accepting chemotaxis protein, which translates into the protein MQRIKNMKLGTLIGFGFSIIIFIGVLVASFGRAHLVELGSTTDRLVKSNLANLMVMQELKDNLNITIKATLRMLVAKDRNVLESNQKLIETTSAKNTQLLAALEEKLQAAEVRAILPEFQQNRTAFATLGRQSITLSLNNQQAESTELVRTQLEPVQTKMFNNISTMIQLQKDFTTQLADEAIEESYSDGNSLLIVSILGALIGSLIAWLITRHVKKQLGGEPAYATQVTQEIAQGNLAIPVALTSGDNTSLLFAMNNMRKSLGSIVEQVRESSESIATGARQIAAGSADLSQRTEEQAANLQQTAASTEEMSQTVRQNADTVRNAAQLAQAASNTAAKGGEAVGNIVVTMKEITDSSHKISDIISVIDGIAFQTNILALNAAVEAARAGEQGRGFAVVAGEVRSLAQRSATAAKEIKELIGHSVEKVETGSALVSDAGTTIEELVRQARHVADLINEIGITTQEQESGVSQIHEAVNQLDQVTQQNAALVEQSASAADSLSEQAAHLVELMKVFIVEGGSSQRSAPQLKMPGGATLSLAKPKSKAGNDKQNWETF
- a CDS encoding GntP family transporter, yielding MATSLLLCIAVAGVLLLLLMVIKLKVQPFVALLIVSLLVALATGIPTEEIMKVMTSGMGGVLGSITMIIGLGAMLGRMIEISGGAESLARKFTQTLGEKRVIAALTMAAFILGIPVFFDVGFIILAPIIYGFAKVAKVSPLKFGLPVAGVMLTVHVALPPHPGPVAAASLLKADVGWLTILGLAISIPVGIIGFWVAKYLNRRQYALSVDVLEQLQLAKTEDKSEVAPHKNAPSASLVTALIVIPIAIIMLGTVAATLFPAGHPLRNITTLVGSPAVALLIALALAFYFIATRRGWSLEKTGNVMGDAMPAAAVVIMVTGAGGVFGKVLVESGIGKALADTLTSIHLPLVPAAFILSLALRASQGSATVAILTTCGLLSEAVSGLNQMQLVLVTLSACFGGLGLSHVNDSGFWIVTKYLGLSVADGLRTWTVLTTILGLAGFLFTWALWLVM
- the otnI gene encoding 2-oxo-tetronate isomerase; amino-acid sequence: MPKFAANLSMLFTDVPFLDRFKAAADAGFTSVEYLFPYEYPAPLLAEKLRENGLKQVLFNTAPGNVAAGEWGVSALPDRIEDARRDIDNALEYALALNCPSVLVMGGVVPPGEDRAAYQQTFIDNLRYAADKFAPHGINIMIEALSAKVKPNYLFASQYQALELANLIDRPNVYIQLDFFHAQIVDGNLAQIIHDLDGRIGHIQIASVPARHEPDEGEINYPFIFAELDRVNYSGWVGCEYNPRGKTEDGLGWAKPWLEKK
- the otnC gene encoding 3-oxo-tetronate 4-phosphate decarboxylase; its protein translation is MSEKHHSTEAALNNEQRARAEMVKLGASFFQRGYATGSAGNLSLLLDDGTLLATPTGSCLGDLDAERLSKVSLSGEWISGDKPSKEVSFHLSIYRNDSECKAIVHLHSTYLTALSCLEGLDTQDAIKPFTPYVVMRVGKVPVVPYYRPGDARLGEDLAKLASRYKAFLLANHGPVVTGKDLRAAADNMEELEETAKLIFILGDRKIRYLTADDIAELS